A region from the Actinoplanes sp. OR16 genome encodes:
- a CDS encoding nitroreductase family deazaflavin-dependent oxidoreductase: protein MNLVQATTPTVVKLAGRRWSPWAVVHHRGRKTGRDLAVPVVVMATPTEFVINLPWGPTTNWVRNVQAAGACTITWKGADHRATAPRILSEAEARPYYSRLSWTIARRFFPADAWLLLHRTP, encoded by the coding sequence ATGAACCTCGTCCAAGCCACCACCCCCACCGTCGTCAAACTCGCCGGCCGCCGCTGGTCCCCGTGGGCGGTGGTGCATCACCGAGGCCGCAAGACCGGCCGCGACCTGGCCGTCCCGGTCGTCGTCATGGCCACTCCCACCGAGTTCGTCATCAACCTCCCCTGGGGCCCCACCACCAACTGGGTGCGCAACGTCCAGGCCGCCGGCGCCTGCACGATCACCTGGAAGGGCGCCGACCACCGGGCCACCGCCCCGCGCATCCTGTCCGAGGCGGAGGCGAGACCGTACTACTCCCGCCTCTCCTGGACCATCGCCCGCCGCTTCTTCCCGGCCGACGCCTGGCTGCTGCTGCACCGCACGCCTTGA
- a CDS encoding FAD-binding oxidoreductase, whose amino-acid sequence MPASPLPEAVNVVIIGGGVMGLSTAYHLARAGVRDVLLLDKASFGSGSTCKAAGGVRAQFSDPVNIALGARSLETFADFPGRFGQEIDFKRVGYLFLLDDPADVAAFEANVALQNDLGIPSRMITVAEAERLSPLIATDHLIAAAYSPIDGHCTPESVILGYATAARRLGATLVPHCAVTGLHIQDHFIVRTEAGTLRADTVICAAGPWSAEIGAWAGVDLPVTPLRRQILTTEPVAGLDPHTPFTIDFGTTFYFHGEGRGLLLGMSDPDETPGFKLDRDDTWLPGLAAAIDRRAPRLADVGIASGWAGLYENTPDHNALIGRSGDFLYATGFSGHGFLMGPAVGEVMRDLYLRRQPFVDVSGFSADRFAEAGARPELNIV is encoded by the coding sequence ATGCCCGCTTCTCCCCTGCCCGAGGCCGTCAATGTCGTGATCATCGGTGGTGGGGTCATGGGCCTCAGCACCGCCTACCACCTGGCCCGAGCCGGCGTCCGGGACGTGCTGCTGCTCGACAAGGCGTCGTTCGGGTCCGGGTCCACGTGTAAGGCGGCCGGTGGTGTCCGGGCGCAGTTCTCCGATCCGGTCAACATCGCGCTGGGCGCCCGCAGCCTGGAGACGTTCGCTGATTTTCCGGGCAGATTCGGTCAGGAGATCGACTTCAAGCGGGTCGGCTATCTGTTCCTGCTGGACGACCCGGCCGACGTGGCGGCGTTCGAGGCCAACGTCGCCCTGCAGAACGACCTGGGGATTCCCAGCCGGATGATCACGGTTGCGGAGGCGGAACGGCTCTCGCCCCTCATCGCGACGGACCATCTCATCGCCGCCGCCTACTCCCCCATCGACGGTCATTGCACGCCGGAATCGGTCATCCTCGGTTATGCGACGGCCGCCCGGCGGCTCGGCGCGACCTTGGTGCCGCACTGTGCCGTCACCGGCCTTCACATTCAAGATCATTTCATCGTACGTACGGAAGCCGGAACTCTCAGGGCCGACACCGTCATCTGTGCGGCCGGCCCGTGGTCGGCGGAGATCGGGGCCTGGGCCGGCGTGGATCTGCCGGTGACCCCCTTGCGCCGGCAGATCCTGACCACCGAGCCGGTCGCCGGCCTGGATCCGCACACGCCGTTCACCATCGATTTCGGGACGACGTTCTACTTCCACGGCGAGGGGCGCGGGCTGCTGCTCGGCATGTCCGATCCGGACGAGACGCCCGGCTTCAAACTGGACCGCGACGACACCTGGCTGCCGGGACTGGCCGCCGCCATCGACCGCCGTGCTCCGCGGCTGGCCGACGTCGGGATCGCGAGCGGCTGGGCCGGGCTCTACGAGAACACGCCGGACCACAACGCGCTGATCGGGCGCAGCGGGGACTTCCTCTACGCGACCGGCTTCTCCGGGCACGGTTTCCTGATGGGCCCGGCCGTCGGCGAAGTGATGCGCGACCTCTACCTGCGCCGGCAGCCGTTCGTCGACGTCAGCGGCTTCAGCGCGGACCGGTTCGCCGAGGCCGGCGCCCGGCCGGAACTCAACATCGTCTGA